The following coding sequences are from one Sciurus carolinensis chromosome 11, mSciCar1.2, whole genome shotgun sequence window:
- the Trpt1 gene encoding tRNA 2'-phosphotransferase 1 isoform X2 has translation MNSSGGRRQEAARPTGRRAHRPREQDPDVQLSKALSYALRHGALKLGLPMGADGFVPLDTLLQLPQFRSFSTEDVQRVVDTNGKQRFTLRPGGPSTGPLIRANQGHSLQVPELELMPLETPQALPLVLVHGTFWKHWPSILLKGLSRQGRTHIHLASGLPGDPGIISGMRPNCEVAVFINGPLALADGISFFRSANGVILTPGNNDGFLPPKYFKEALQLIPTRKPLSLAADTESAPKHSPRRRRMTQQ, from the exons ATGAACTCCTCTGGCGGAAGGAGACAGGAAGCAGCAAGGCCCACGGGTAGAAGGGCTCACAGACCTCGGGAGCAG GACCCAGATGTGCAGCTGTCCAAGGCTCTGTCCTATGCCTTGCGCCACGGGGCTCTGAAGCTGGGTCTTCCCATGGGGGCTG ACGGCTTTGTACCCCTGGACACCCTCCTGCAGCTGCCCCAGTTCCGCAGCTTCTCCACTGAAGATGTGCAGCGCGTGGTGGACACCAACGGGAAGCAGCGGTTCACCCTGCGGCCGGGAGGTCCCAGCACTGGCCCCCTCATCCGAGCCAATCAGGGCCACTCCCTACAG GTACCCGAGTTGGAGCTGATGCCTCTGGAGACGCCACAAGCTCTGCCCCTGGTACTAGTACATGGTACATTCTGGAAGCACTGGCCATCCATCCTGCTCAAAGGCCTGTCCCGCCAGGGAAGGACACACATCCACTTGGCTTCAGGACTGCCTGGGGACCCTGGCATCATCAGTG GCATGCGCCCAAATTGTGAAGTGGCCGTGTTCATCAATGGACCCCTGGCCCTGGCAG ATGGAATCTCCTTCTTCCGCTCTGCTAATGGGGTGATCCTGACTCCAGGGAATAATGATGGCTTCCTGCCTCCCAAGTACTTCAAGGAGGCCCTGCAGCTCATCCCTACCC GAAAGCCTCTGTCCTTGGCTGCTGATACAGAGAGTGCCCCCAAGCACAGCCCCAGAAGAAGGAGGATGAcccaacaataa
- the Trpt1 gene encoding tRNA 2'-phosphotransferase 1 isoform X4, whose protein sequence is MNSSGGRRQEAARPTGRRAHRPREQLPQFRSFSTEDVQRVVDTNGKQRFTLRPGGPSTGPLIRANQGHSLQVPELELMPLETPQALPLVLVHGTFWKHWPSILLKGLSRQGRTHIHLASGLPGDPGIISGMRPNCEVAVFINGPLALADGISFFRSANGVILTPGNNDGFLPPKYFKEALQLIPTRENCLPLPESLCPWLLIQRVPPSTAPEEGG, encoded by the exons ATGAACTCCTCTGGCGGAAGGAGACAGGAAGCAGCAAGGCCCACGGGTAGAAGGGCTCACAGACCTCGGGAGCAG CTGCCCCAGTTCCGCAGCTTCTCCACTGAAGATGTGCAGCGCGTGGTGGACACCAACGGGAAGCAGCGGTTCACCCTGCGGCCGGGAGGTCCCAGCACTGGCCCCCTCATCCGAGCCAATCAGGGCCACTCCCTACAG GTACCCGAGTTGGAGCTGATGCCTCTGGAGACGCCACAAGCTCTGCCCCTGGTACTAGTACATGGTACATTCTGGAAGCACTGGCCATCCATCCTGCTCAAAGGCCTGTCCCGCCAGGGAAGGACACACATCCACTTGGCTTCAGGACTGCCTGGGGACCCTGGCATCATCAGTG GCATGCGCCCAAATTGTGAAGTGGCCGTGTTCATCAATGGACCCCTGGCCCTGGCAG ATGGAATCTCCTTCTTCCGCTCTGCTAATGGGGTGATCCTGACTCCAGGGAATAATGATGGCTTCCTGCCTCCCAAGTACTTCAAGGAGGCCCTGCAGCTCATCCCTACCCGTGAGAACTGCCTCCCACTCCCG GAAAGCCTCTGTCCTTGGCTGCTGATACAGAGAGTGCCCCCAAGCACAGCCCCAGAAGAAGGAGGATGA
- the Trpt1 gene encoding tRNA 2'-phosphotransferase 1 isoform X3, translated as MNSSGGRRQEAARPTGRRAHRPREQDPDVQLSKALSYALRHGALKLGLPMGADGFVPLDTLLQLPQFRSFSTEDVQRVVDTNGKQRFTLRPGGPSTGPLIRANQGHSLQVPELELMPLETPQALPLVLVHGMRPNCEVAVFINGPLALADGISFFRSANGVILTPGNNDGFLPPKYFKEALQLIPTRENCLPLPESLCPWLLIQRVPPSTAPEEGG; from the exons ATGAACTCCTCTGGCGGAAGGAGACAGGAAGCAGCAAGGCCCACGGGTAGAAGGGCTCACAGACCTCGGGAGCAG GACCCAGATGTGCAGCTGTCCAAGGCTCTGTCCTATGCCTTGCGCCACGGGGCTCTGAAGCTGGGTCTTCCCATGGGGGCTG ACGGCTTTGTACCCCTGGACACCCTCCTGCAGCTGCCCCAGTTCCGCAGCTTCTCCACTGAAGATGTGCAGCGCGTGGTGGACACCAACGGGAAGCAGCGGTTCACCCTGCGGCCGGGAGGTCCCAGCACTGGCCCCCTCATCCGAGCCAATCAGGGCCACTCCCTACAG GTACCCGAGTTGGAGCTGATGCCTCTGGAGACGCCACAAGCTCTGCCCCTGGTACTAGTACATG GCATGCGCCCAAATTGTGAAGTGGCCGTGTTCATCAATGGACCCCTGGCCCTGGCAG ATGGAATCTCCTTCTTCCGCTCTGCTAATGGGGTGATCCTGACTCCAGGGAATAATGATGGCTTCCTGCCTCCCAAGTACTTCAAGGAGGCCCTGCAGCTCATCCCTACCCGTGAGAACTGCCTCCCACTCCCG GAAAGCCTCTGTCCTTGGCTGCTGATACAGAGAGTGCCCCCAAGCACAGCCCCAGAAGAAGGAGGATGA
- the Trpt1 gene encoding tRNA 2'-phosphotransferase 1 isoform X1 has translation MNSSGGRRQEAARPTGRRAHRPREQDPDVQLSKALSYALRHGALKLGLPMGADGFVPLDTLLQLPQFRSFSTEDVQRVVDTNGKQRFTLRPGGPSTGPLIRANQGHSLQVPELELMPLETPQALPLVLVHGTFWKHWPSILLKGLSRQGRTHIHLASGLPGDPGIISGMRPNCEVAVFINGPLALADGISFFRSANGVILTPGNNDGFLPPKYFKEALQLIPTRENCLPLPESLCPWLLIQRVPPSTAPEEGG, from the exons ATGAACTCCTCTGGCGGAAGGAGACAGGAAGCAGCAAGGCCCACGGGTAGAAGGGCTCACAGACCTCGGGAGCAG GACCCAGATGTGCAGCTGTCCAAGGCTCTGTCCTATGCCTTGCGCCACGGGGCTCTGAAGCTGGGTCTTCCCATGGGGGCTG ACGGCTTTGTACCCCTGGACACCCTCCTGCAGCTGCCCCAGTTCCGCAGCTTCTCCACTGAAGATGTGCAGCGCGTGGTGGACACCAACGGGAAGCAGCGGTTCACCCTGCGGCCGGGAGGTCCCAGCACTGGCCCCCTCATCCGAGCCAATCAGGGCCACTCCCTACAG GTACCCGAGTTGGAGCTGATGCCTCTGGAGACGCCACAAGCTCTGCCCCTGGTACTAGTACATGGTACATTCTGGAAGCACTGGCCATCCATCCTGCTCAAAGGCCTGTCCCGCCAGGGAAGGACACACATCCACTTGGCTTCAGGACTGCCTGGGGACCCTGGCATCATCAGTG GCATGCGCCCAAATTGTGAAGTGGCCGTGTTCATCAATGGACCCCTGGCCCTGGCAG ATGGAATCTCCTTCTTCCGCTCTGCTAATGGGGTGATCCTGACTCCAGGGAATAATGATGGCTTCCTGCCTCCCAAGTACTTCAAGGAGGCCCTGCAGCTCATCCCTACCCGTGAGAACTGCCTCCCACTCCCG GAAAGCCTCTGTCCTTGGCTGCTGATACAGAGAGTGCCCCCAAGCACAGCCCCAGAAGAAGGAGGATGA
- the Trpt1 gene encoding tRNA 2'-phosphotransferase 1 isoform X5, whose protein sequence is MNSSGGRRQEAARPTGRRAHRPREQDPDVQLSKALSYALRHGALKLGLPMGADGFVPLDTLLQLPQFRSFSTEDVQRVVDTNGKQRFTLRPGGPSTGPLIRANQGHSLQVPELELMPLETPQALPLVLVHGTFWKHWPSILLKGLSRQGRTHIHLASGLPGDPGIISGMRPNCEVAVFINGPLALAGKPLSLAADTESAPKHSPRRRRMTQQ, encoded by the exons ATGAACTCCTCTGGCGGAAGGAGACAGGAAGCAGCAAGGCCCACGGGTAGAAGGGCTCACAGACCTCGGGAGCAG GACCCAGATGTGCAGCTGTCCAAGGCTCTGTCCTATGCCTTGCGCCACGGGGCTCTGAAGCTGGGTCTTCCCATGGGGGCTG ACGGCTTTGTACCCCTGGACACCCTCCTGCAGCTGCCCCAGTTCCGCAGCTTCTCCACTGAAGATGTGCAGCGCGTGGTGGACACCAACGGGAAGCAGCGGTTCACCCTGCGGCCGGGAGGTCCCAGCACTGGCCCCCTCATCCGAGCCAATCAGGGCCACTCCCTACAG GTACCCGAGTTGGAGCTGATGCCTCTGGAGACGCCACAAGCTCTGCCCCTGGTACTAGTACATGGTACATTCTGGAAGCACTGGCCATCCATCCTGCTCAAAGGCCTGTCCCGCCAGGGAAGGACACACATCCACTTGGCTTCAGGACTGCCTGGGGACCCTGGCATCATCAGTG GCATGCGCCCAAATTGTGAAGTGGCCGTGTTCATCAATGGACCCCTGGCCCTGGCAG GAAAGCCTCTGTCCTTGGCTGCTGATACAGAGAGTGCCCCCAAGCACAGCCCCAGAAGAAGGAGGATGAcccaacaataa